A window of Candidatus Peribacteraceae bacterium contains these coding sequences:
- a CDS encoding lipocalin family protein: WDASSSTETLDVRNANWTLKMAPASQRLHLAATVHADVLLNLDLESMKPLAIFGENGVSRKGSSPSAASHYLTFPRLKVSGALKSGVESLDVTGEAWMDHEFSSSQLDEGQVGWDWAALQLHDGTELMVYRMRREDGSTDAASKLVTIAHDGAQQALGPDAFSWKEITRWKSPRSGAEYPIEVQVTFGQVTYQLRPLVQDQEQGGDITGLPYWEGACDVLDASGKVVGRAFLELAGYAGDLRKHLGGKQ; this comes from the coding sequence GATGGGATGCGTCTTCTTCCACGGAGACACTGGATGTGCGCAACGCCAACTGGACGCTGAAGATGGCGCCCGCCAGCCAGCGGCTGCACCTCGCTGCGACGGTGCATGCAGACGTGTTGCTCAATCTGGATTTGGAGTCGATGAAACCACTGGCAATTTTCGGAGAGAATGGCGTCTCCCGCAAAGGCTCGTCACCCAGCGCCGCGAGTCACTACCTCACCTTCCCTCGGCTCAAGGTGTCTGGGGCCTTGAAGTCGGGCGTTGAGTCTCTCGACGTCACCGGCGAGGCCTGGATGGATCACGAGTTCAGCAGCAGCCAGCTCGATGAAGGACAGGTGGGCTGGGACTGGGCGGCACTGCAACTCCATGATGGCACTGAACTCATGGTCTATCGCATGCGCCGTGAAGACGGCAGCACCGATGCGGCATCGAAGTTGGTGACCATTGCGCATGATGGCGCCCAGCAGGCGCTCGGTCCTGATGCTTTCTCATGGAAGGAAATCACGCGATGGAAGAGCCCTCGCTCGGGCGCAGAGTATCCCATTGAGGTGCAGGTCACCTTCGGGCAAGTCACGTATCAGCTTCGACCACTCGTGCAGGATCAAGAACAAGGCGGCGATATCACCGGACTGCCCTACTGGGAGGGCGCGTGTGATGTGCTGGATGCGAGCGGCAAGGTCGTGGGCCGTGCGTTTTTGGAGCTGGCAGGTTATGCGGGGGATTTGCGGAAGCATCTTGGCGGCAAACAGTGA